TTTAAGTCACTCATTTTTTGAATAATACTATCTGTTTCACTCAGAAGTTTTAAAGAAATGTTGCTCGTATTTCTAGTGATCGATTAATACAAGTTAAAAAGCAAGTTGGCTGGTTTGTTGCCGTTTTGAGCGCACAGCTAAAATTCTGAATTGTTTCAGGTTTTGTTTAGTTCTGTTTCAGAGAGAGATAATTTTAGCAGTTTATAACGCCTGATATATTTCACAAGAATGAATCAGACTGTTCATTACGATGAATGTCTGCAGCTTAAAACAGCCAGCAAGAAGGCTTGGCAGTAAGTGTGCTTGGACTTCTTCTTTCCTCGTATAGTACGAGTGTCTAGGCTTTTTTCTCTCGACTACTTGGGTCTTCCTGCGATACCTTAGCCGTCTGGACACTTGAGGTTGACCATtgactttttgttttagtgaaacgaTGATATGTGGTGAATTCCTTCAGTACTTTCACGAGACAGAACAAACTTATTACCTGATTATGTATCGGTTCGATCACGCAAAGCTCGGTAAGAGTTTGGTTCAAGAGAGAATAGTTGCAGTGGTTGTATCCTGACAAGTGGATGCAGGGGCGGATTTCTGCAACAAGCTTCCGTTTGATCACActtgagaattttttttatatcctTCAGCAGGACAAATCCACACTCAAAGAAACACTTGTTGTGCGCCCAGGATATATACGATGAACACGTATTTCAGCAAGAGCGGTCAGGATTTCAGCATTTTCATGTGGTCAGATAATGCAAAAGCAAAATATACAAATCTGTGATTGATTTTATCAATAGGAGAATATATGCAAACCTCATGACAGGATATAAACGGGATCATTATTTTCTTGTAATAAACTAGTCGTGGAAAGGGATTAAGCGACACAGTGTTGTGCACGAAAAGACTCTAATGGCTGGAGGTTAATTTCCATAAGATGTCGTGTTTTTCCCCTGTCCTTTCTCCCTTGTGCGTACTTGACGATGTCGCGTAGCTAATTAATAATGGATCAAGGACATACGTACACGAATGGGAATGAGATCTTCCCACATTTGTGAATGCTCCTCAGTGTGTTCTTAAGGCTGAAGGAACGGCGATAATTCGAAAAAATAATTTTTGTTGAAAGAACTACATGGGTTAGCTGCTTGTGTGGACACGCAAACTAATGACGGGAGCTAATTGTGCTTCTGTAGACTGTCTCCACAAATGAAATGTCCGGTGTTTCAAGGCTAGACGTAGGAAACAAACAATCTAACTTGCATCTGCAAGTAATGAGGACACAAATAtacccaataaaaaaaaatgctgtgGTCGTGTTAGGGCACTAGTGCAAGCTGTATCAATGTGAATGTTTGCTGATGGGACTGTCGACATTTAGCGAGAACAAACACTGCATGTTCCGGCGTGTTATTAGAATCTACTGTTTGGATCCATACGTTCAGTGAAAACTAAATGCTCGGCTTGTGTGCAATGTCTGCAGTACTTTGCAGTACTTTGCTGGCCGCTGTGCGTTCTGTGACGTGTGTATTGTCATCACAGACTTATACACGTATCCAACACAGAACCAATACTAACGTTCCAAACTCAAACATTAAAAAGTAAGGTTAAGTTTATGGATCGTTTAATTATAGAAACAGCGAAATATTCACAAGAACCTGGTCCTGGCCTTTAAAGTGGAGAGAAAAGTCTATGGTAAATGGCTCTGTGATTTATCTTCATACATTCTGCAAGTTGAACATAGAATAACTGGACATTACACTCCCACCGACAGCGAAAGAATGACTTACCGCTGGTTAGGAATGAAGGAAATTGCAGGACACTGTCCGAAATCGATACTGAGTGACTGACCTCATGATGATAAGTGCCTGGACATGAAATACATGAATGGCGTACACAGTTAATGTCCAAAGCCTTGTCGTGTTTATGTGACAGAAAAGGGAATCCGCGCGGTAGCTCTTTAAAAGGCCATTAACTGATTAGTAGCCTTCTACTTTAAAGACTGGCCACCACaaccaatgagagagagagagagagagagagagagagagagaatgtgtgtgtgtatgtgtgtgtgtgtgtgtgtgagagcgagagagatggagagagatagagagacagacagacagacagacagacagacagacagacagagaaacttATGCAAGCTGATCCACTCGCGAATCACCCCCGcttcacgcatacacacacagccttttcacctctctgtctctgtgtgcgtgtgtctctctctcccttcctccctctcaATTTCTCACCCCACTCCTTTTACTCTggtttcatatatatatataataaaagagagtgtctgtctgtgtgtctgtgtgtctgtggtcgccatacctcagagatggcaagaggcaggaacaagatattttgcatgcacactccctaggtgccgcagatgtgcacctgggttttagtttctccagacattgtttccttcctcggataatgaccctccccatctatcaatacagtctacatagtacaagggaggtaagtcatgctttgtcacccacggaagggaggtaactctcatcaaaccagtataccgtgtaattctcaagggttaccccccgcccgctatcatcccgcccccaccccccccacacacacacacacactaaccctgccccctgctgtgcaaggccagttcagtgcctggtgatcacatgtagcaagcacataatgccagtgatattacagACTCTCTATCGCTCCTATGaggagaagaaatgaagaagaaaaagttaaccggacagttcaggaaatttctagaagcaaagggaggtaactcttactttGTATACATTGAAGGGAGGTATCTTCTCTTCTAATGCAGGCACGCCTGATCAGTCTTTACAGAATATATAGAGTCGATGTTAGACCTGGTTTTCAAGTATCTAGAATTTTCCTAAGAAAAGGAGATAACTCAAGTcaaaaagttatttttcagcaaaaagagTGTGTTGATGGTGATGCTTTCACACTGTCAGTCCCAgccttttaatccaaatgtatgagctcacactttCATCTATCGCTTATTctcattggaataagattctagaagtttctgagagagagggaagatcagaaacacccgggcgaagccgggcctgactgctagtatatatatatgtttccTTCTCCAATTTGTGTCCTATTCTTCCGTGTCAAATTAATCAGATCCAATAACTTCCCTAAATCGTGTTGCCAATGAAAACAAATGCATGTCATAAACAGAACATTGACAGCCACGTAGCTGTGCGTCCGCGCGAATCGTGCATTCAGATTGCGTATCACGATCCCTCTTCAATCAAACTCGCTAACCATACGTGTTTTGTTCATGACTAATGCAGACGGTTACTAAGATCATACCGAGTGCTCGTATTGTCCTTGTCGAAATAATACCCGAGTGTTTCTGTGAATATTTTAGGACGAAGTGATGCTTAGATACaatttttgttttgctatcacGGAATGAAGGTACGTGAGGGAGACCGCCCATATCATAACTGAACCATATCTCTACAAGTGTGTGAATCATGTAAATGAGCTCAAGGGGTGACGAGACGCTAGTAAAATGGTGTGTTCTGGTTTTATATTTAGTCGGgttttcactaaatgttttcaAGTAGACTGGGAGCTCGAGAAAatctaattgtgtgtgtgtgtgtgtgtgtgtgtgcttgtcagcatgtgcgtgtgtgtgtgtgtgtgtgtgtgtgtgtgtgtgtgcttgtcagcacgtgtgtgtgtgtgtgtgtgtgtgcttgtcagcacgtgtgtgtgtgtgtgcttgtcagcatgtgtgtgtgtgtgtgtgtttgctagcgtgcgtggttgtgtgtgtatgtgtgtgtgtgtgtgtgcgtgtgtgtgtgtgtgtgtgtgtgtgtgtgtgtgtgtgtgtgtgtgtgtgtgtgtgtgtgtgtgtgtgtgtgtgtgtgtgtgtgaagaacgacgacatgagagatcctgagtatggcatccccatttcattttttcgataagtgtctttaatgacgtcatatccggcttttcgtgaaagttgaggcggcactgtcacgctctcatttttcaaccaaattggttcgtggaatgggaacagcacgaacaatTATTCCGTGGCCATAACGGcattcctgaacatatcatgtcaGTCCCATCCTGTCggcgacgccaaatgtaaccgagtgctcaaacaccacaatcacctttggaggcaaagtcCAATCatacaggattgagaattttagagcttatttctaagccctataaaaactgttatgcattcgtaaaggaatccatgaacatacagacagacaaaagcccccagaccccatcacaaacagaactctacaatccacaggagttgccttgcgagctataaatagctcgcaacttctaaggcgaacaactctgcagagtctgctgtgaagggcgacggtagtctccctttcccacatgcacacattcaaacaaaaattgactattcGTCGAAACTGACTATTGGACACTCTGAGTGCTAATACATGTACAATGAAGCCATTTCTAAGTTTTACAAAAGAGCACTCAAAGTAATTTTGTTAATTTATACAACACTGTTGGCAAAAGATTACAAACATTTAGACATATTGTCGCTATACGAAATAAAGCTTCAAAATAAAGCAGGTAATTTATTAACAGAAGAACTACTGTTATATTATTCTTTCTAAATTCGTAATTATTAATCCACGACACCCAAATAAATGTCTCGCCCCTCTCCCCGAACAAATTTTTGTAACAAATTTCTAACAGCAGTGTCTTGAACTCACACCCTAAAGTTATGAGAGAAGCCATAAGTGCGAGAGGCTTTATAAACATTGATTGTGCTGAATTAAATTAGATGCTATTGCTGATTACTTTATTTTACTCTCTGATTACATAATGTCTGGTAAATATTTGTACTTTTTTAAAAAATCTGATCTCTTGTCTAACTCTCTCacgttttctgtgtgtgtgtgtgtgtgtgtgtgtgtgtgtgtgtgtgtgtgtgtgtgtgtgtgtgtgtgtatgtgtgtgtgtgtgtgtgtgtgtgtgtctctctctctctctctctctctctctctctctcatgcaaaACTAAAGGTTTTAAACAATTTTGTTTCGTCATTATGGTTGAGTTTGTGAATGCAAAACCTCGTATACACAAGAAAACAGCCCATGATTTAGGGTCAATTCCTCGTATCTCCACATTTTGGAACCTACGTCACACACTGCATTTGATTAACACAAAAAGATACACAAAGCCTCCCCAATACATTAAAAGCCCATGGAAGGCAGAATTGTATAGGTAACATTAACAGATTTTTTAAACacgcattttttgtttttctcaaaactgcATAACTGCACATACGAGGTCTTGCACTGACAGCGACGATAATGtcgtattcaaaacaagctcagaaagttaaaaagaatacagaaaattaaagcgcgcttttctgcttagcgcaatacgctaccaTGCTATTCTGGCTTCTCAATTTCACTTCGCTTTTcacgtgaaaagtgagcgatttccttcttgcggggattgacgaagctgtattgtctttgtgaaaaaatgtagtgcgttcagtttcagtccgtgagttcgacagcttgactataaATCAGTAAATCTAGTAGTAATTTCCCCCTAcatgacttgtttttctttgcgaACGTGCAGTTCTGTTAACATGATGTTTGTCTGAAACCAGGTTCTGTTGTGTTTTGGGATGCATTTTCGTATTGGATATATTGTGAAAACAGTGATTTTCGATAAAGGCACACACAATGACGAGAACGTGTTGATGTCAAGAGGCATGGAGTTCATTGTTGAAAGAGATCGACGGCTGTGTATGGACATTATGTGATCAACctgttttattattttacatggATATTTGGAACATGTAGTGTTCTGGGATTGAAAGCAGAGAACGGTAACGAAAAGACTTTCATGGATGTACTGAAAGATTTTTCTCCACAATACTTGCCCTAGTCGCTGTGTTTAAGGAGAAGTGTGGTTTCTATGCTGCCTTTGAACACGTAGTGCTCCCAGAAGTGTTCAATCGACCTGTTGCTGCATGGCATTTGAGAGGCCGTGTTCATTTGTATACAGACACCTCGTGCCATATGGATCATAAACAAACAACATCCCAAAGGTGAAAGTCCCGTGCTTTATGAAAGAAAGGCACTTGCATGAGAGCGCCAGATGCAGGAAACAGAATGGATTTTATCTGAGAGCGGCGTGCACACACCGCCGTGCTGCCCGGAAGCCCCAATGGCAAATGTCATTGTCCGTGTCTGAAAGCAGCGGAAAGGATATTTGGTGCAAAACAGGAACCTCAGAATATCTACAAACACTGAGCAGGTGGAGTAAAACTTCAATTAAAGCTTTTCACAGTTTAAAGGATCTCGCGGCAGTTACGTGTCAAGACTGACCCGTTGACTGCTGCTTGTGGAAACGAATTACAGCTCCGGCCTGGAAAGTTTTGATTGAACTATCTAATCAAAGAATATCATCGAGAGCGGATCACTGAAACGAACGAGCATTTTCTAGAAGTTTACTGCTTTTAGTATACACACTGCAGTATGTGCAACTGAAAACTCGTAGTAAAcgctttttgttttattgaatGTAACCAAGTATATTATGGTGTCGATGAATTTCCCTGTGTGAGATTTCCTCGTGTCAACAGCATTAAATTGTAAATCGTCACCTGTGATACAGTCATCGCCCTGAATAATTGAGATACAATAGCGAGACATGGTTACTACATTCTCACACTTCTGTATCGGTCAAGCCGTGTTGCTACTGCTTGGAGATAGAAATCAATCTGTATTATCTTCCTCGCAGGGACTATTAAAACATGACGTGCAGGGATTCATTTTCACCACGGCACCCTTCTTTCGGTGAAACGGAAACACCTGTGCCGCTACTTTATTTATCATGGCAAGCTTTTCTTAGAAAATCCGACGCACAAGCAGAATTAGATATCACCCTGACTTTATGGTAGACAACTGACGTACCAGCACAGTGACGTTTCACTGAGATAACTTTCTgtccgaaaaacaacaataacaacaacaacaacaacaacaacaacaacaatcaacgTTACGATAGCGCTGGCATGATAACTGAATCTTCAAGGTAAATCTGACCTGGAGTGATTTATCAACGACCGCAGTGTGTGGATTCAAAGGATCCCAAAACCCTCACCATGGGATGTCTGAACGCCAAGGTGGACAACGATCCCCGCGTGGGTAACGGCAAGGCGGGGGGTCCTAACGGCACCGCCACCACCAAGACGTTCAGTGCGGGGGACCCGGGGGGCGGTGGCGGGGGCGAGGCGGTGGACCCCCGGTCCCCCCTGGACGGGCGTCAGATCTTCAAGCTGAAGCAGTCGTGGAAAGGGATTAAGCGACACATGGAGGACACGGGCGTGGAGATGTTCCTGAGGTAGGTGCTCATGTACTGTGTTGCATGACCATGATCATTTTGGTAATGGTGTACGTTTGTTAATTTGTGTGGCAAGGGTGGTGGTAGGGGGGGaggagtgcgtgcgtgtgtgtgtgcgtgcttatgtgtcactgtgtacacgctgtgtgagggagagagagagagtctttgtgtgtgtgtgtgtgtgtgtgtgtgtgtgtgtgtctgtgtgtctgtctgtctgtgtgtgtgtgtgtgtgtgtgtgtgtgtgtgtgtgtgtgtgtgtgtgtgtgtgtctgtctgtctgtcggactGAATAATCGGACAcggataataacaataataataataataataataataatacgagaatttataacgcgcacatatctcaccacaaggcgactcaaggcgcactttCTGCCCGAAAATGCCATTTTCCTCGCGTGTCTGGCAGTCTTTCTGTCTGGAACATGTTTCTCAAAATGATTAAGCTTATGGAGTTTTGCCTACCCATGTTCTGGACCGACAAAAACGAGTTAACTGGTATTTCTAgtattttatttttactgaAGTCGAAACATACCGAAAACCGAACCAGGGAACTGGCCGATACCTTTATTGCACTGAACATTTTCTACAGCTGCATGGTTTGACTGTTGGCCTTGTCAAATTGACAAAGTTTGGGGAGAGCTATTTTCTTGTTTAGAAATGCCAGTCTGGAAATTGATGAGCAAGATCCCTTCGGGGCAAGAGGTGGGGGTGAGGTAAGATGCAGCTTGTGGAGCTTTTCGGTCATTTCCATGGACAGCAAAGAAACATTGCGTGGCCTCATCAATAGCAATCTTCTCCGTTGCTGAATTCTTGCAAATGCTGTTATAATgcggagaaaaaaacccacgtaGCAATCTTGAGCTCAAAACACATTTGTATTCATTCATGTGAGAATTCGAAAGACCGATCATCCCTCTGGGCTAGATTTTCCTTTGAGAGTAATTTGTTACAGGAGTGAACAAGGAGGTCATGTTTTTCCGTTAATTGTGATAACAGGGTTTGAATATTgggttacgtgtgtgtgtgtgtgtgtgtgtgtgtgtgtgtgtgtgtgtgtgtgtgtgtgtgtgtgtgtgtgtgtgttttctgtatgtatgtgtgtgcttgtaaatgtatgtgtgttcaaATCTGAAAAGGGCGTCGAGGGGAAGAAAATGCAAAACAAATTACGGAGCAACTGTGTAAATTATCGTTTGCGTATGCcggctaaaacacacacacacacacacacacacacacacacacacacacacacacacacacacacacacacacacacacacacacacacacacacaatcagggccggaccaaatgagttgtaagggggggttcctccttttttggggggggggcaaatcagccaagtggcgaagccacaagcgcgcgcctgcaaagcaggcgcgcgaactaggggggtccgggggcatgctcccccggaaaatttttgaaaaacggttaaaatctgtgcaatctggtgcattctgggccttgttttgaggctgagcagcattgttttggtgctaaaactagtaaacaaaaaaacccactcaaagcaaggtacatgctttttccaggggtggggttccggaacccctggaacccccccccccccccccgggtccggccctgcacaatCTCCCATTGCATCTCATCCAGCAGTCCACCCAAGTGATTCAGTGCCTCTCACCATCGGTAAATACAAACTCTCACCATATAAAAACATCACATCTATCCATAAACACTACGTTCAGCAAATGGACCATTTAGCCCTGTCGTGAAAAAGTCTTGTTCGACAGTCCACCCAGATCAACAAATATATAGACCCTGCAAGCAATCAAGGAAAAAAACGCTTCGTCTCTGCTTGAAACGGCGCCATGAATAATTCAGCGATCATTATCTTAAAATTAAATAGGCTTTGGGGATGCGAGAGGGATGTCGGGATGATCGGCAGCTGTGTGCACTGATGGTGATCGCTGGATTACTCGCAGCTTTTTTGTCTTACACAAACGGGAAGGGGTGAAGCtcagaagggagagagagagcgcgcaagagacagagagacagacagagatgaaTTGAATAAACTGTATTATACAAGCAATGAGATGACAGGCTTTGGTCCTTTTTTTACAATCTGAACAAAATATCAATTTAGTAATCaaacgaagaaagaaagaaacaaacaaccaaacaaagagacagaaaaaacaaaatagaaAACTCACCGACCAGATGTTTACCTTAGAAAAACTAGAAGTTATGGGAGACAACTTGGGGTGGGTGTTGTTGACAAAAGGATGATACAGACCTTGAACCTTGTTGCGCTTACAGTGTAAATCCGCTATGAAGGAATGTGTGTTTTATGCTATACCAGGGATGTCGTCAGGCGTTGGACATtggacatagaccgattaaaaggctcaaatgtccgattcacttaGCCGCACAGCGGTCAGATCAGATGTCTTATCGTTTTCAACTGAACGCGGTCATTGTCagataagaactccattccttcggacagcgcgttaTTTGATAATTTTCCTTTCATAATAAAAATCTTCAAAAAGTGACCGAGCgctctcgcgtacaggtgcactgaagttgtgcagtggagatcttgcgttttccgaaccgtttgcggtatgagcTGTTTGCGTTCACCCGTCTTCTGACAGCacactaaagttaggagtacgggagacaacttcAATtgcttgttttaacctaatgtcttggttaaaacttgtctaaatttctaaattctttcttgatAAATTTAGTTTTCACTCTTTGACCTTAAATCAAAgagtttcccttcacagatgtCCTCTTGGGATtatcagatgagggtagtctcccatgccaacagaatcTACCACTCAGAGAGTGGTTTGATTCttggttggataccatgggttgacaactttCGCCCTATCTACCATcagaccactcatgagatacaTTTATGTCGAAGCACGTGTCTggtcacggtagtaaaacaatggtcctcctctggACTAGTTTCCTCTGTTAATACTCTCCCTTCGGGGCAGATTCTCTTTGAGAAACTCGGTCCCgtccgaggagggtctgatttccCCAATAGGGCTGTCTGTGATATATATAacacatcagaaattgtgaaagaaacaattgaaagtcagcagagactttaatttcttccgagatttgttaaaatctcttagcagagaaagagagaaaaagtatcccttcacagacagcctaatgggagcatcagaccctcctcaagggggaccgagatttacaatgcaaagtccctttgtgggggacgtaacACAAGGAAAtttagtcctgaggaggaccattgttttgtacctagaccatatatatatataatgtatatatataaagtCGTCAATGTTGGACATTTCCAAAACGTGTGTTTTACTTACTTTCTTACTGTCCTTTATGCCGGTTGGCAAGTAGTGCAGCAACGAAGGACCtccactcctgtctgttctgggcAAGTCTCTGGATGGTACCCCACGTATGGTTAACACGTGTGTCAAAGAGATTAAATTATTCGAAAAGATCTGTGTGATTATCACTATAAAAAGCGCTGTTTCTGACCCAGGTTTACAAAATGATTGCTTGTATCACACTTCCTGGTTGACAGGCCGAAGCTTCTTACTGAACAATTGTACTTCCACCGACTGTCTTTCGTTGGATCAGCtgcccttgcaaaaagtacaacactctgccgcacgtctcattttcagagcacagcatcgacaaccctgcactcctctcatgaaagaacttcactggcttcctgtatctgaacgtattaggtataaagctgcctgcttctgctacaatatcatctctgaatcggcacctgcctatctttctgaactggtctctctctacactccctctcgcacccttcgttcttctgatgatgctcgacttctctgtcaaggtcgctttaaacgcaaggctcatggcttccgcacgttttcgtattatggacctcagttatggaattcactcccctttcaattacgtcactctccatccatttcatcttttaagtccaatttgaaaactcacttgttccaacaacactacggatagttccttagtatagagtctggggatgtgagatgtgcatgatgtgttgtttgaatctgacagtgattgtatgatttttgtatacatgtattgttgtcccgcgctttgaacttttgataaggcgctttataaatgcccgttattattattattattattattttggcagGCACACAGTGATACGTACATCAACCAATaattcattcaatcaatcagtcgatcaatcaatcaatccatccatccatccatccatcagtCAATCAGCAAAGAAGCAAATCTTCAGATCATGCAAACTCTTGAGGCAATTGCTCAGCCTCTCGAGAGAGCCGCATCATTGTGTACGCTACATTTAGTGTATTATACACGGTGTGAAAGGGCACCTGTGGCACACGTTCGGTTCAACAGAACAGTTTGAACTCAGACTCTTTTGACATCAAAAACACATTTTTCAAACAGCTCAGTCGTATATAATCAAACCTTTAAGTTGTCTGAAAACACTTTGGAGTCTCCCGGATACATGCAGTACGCGATCAGTCAAAACAGGTCTGTGTCGTTTCGCGGATCCACAAACTTCAAAAGAACACTCGCCTGGGAATACAGTCTCCACGATGAACGCTTTTACAGAGCACAAACTTAGCACGGTACGGAGCTTGAAGTGATGAATTGAAAATGATTTCCTATTCAGAAAcagaacattcacacacacccgGGAATACATGCAGTCTCCATCATAGACGCTTTTTCAGATTGAACACAAACTTGGTACGGTACGGAGCTTGAATTGATACTTTGAAAATGATTTCCTGTTCAGACACAGAATGTTGACAAACACTTTCAACAGTAAGTGTTGGCCATATCTGTTTCCATGCAGGTGTAGCGTTGGCCGTATCTGTTTCCATGCAGGTGTAGCGTTGGCCGTATCTGTTTCCATGCAGGTGTAGCGTTGACCGTATCTGTTTCCATGCAGGTGTAGCGTTGGCCGTATCTGTTTCCATGCAGGTGTGGCGTTGGCCGTATCTGTTTCCATGCAGGTGTAGCGTTGGCCGAATCTGTCCGGTATTTAACAGTTGACATTCGAAAATGTCTGAAATGAAACCGTTGATGGGTCAGAATCACGACTAAGTGCAGGCCGAAAACGGCAATTACAACACTATGAACAATGTCTCGTTCATTGTTTCGTTCATATTAGTGTTCCTTACAGGTGCCAAGAGACTGGTTTCGATCAAATCTAGGACTAAATTCCGTCAAGAGCGCTtaattttatcttttttttccgGTTTACGGTTAACTTGAGGGGCATTGTTCTTGAAAGTACAGTATGGTTACTGCGGGATAGGTTTtagtaccgccctgatatggcctttcgtTTTAGTGTGTTCGTTTGCCATGCAGATAAAACCAGATTTATTTGCCTGGGAAAATTTACCGAAATGGTTATATTACGTTATATTATATTAAGTTTTGGCAGTTTTACGAAGT
This Littorina saxatilis isolate snail1 linkage group LG17, US_GU_Lsax_2.0, whole genome shotgun sequence DNA region includes the following protein-coding sequences:
- the LOC138953557 gene encoding uncharacterized protein; the protein is MGCLNAKVDNDPRVGNGKAGGPNGTATTKTFSAGDPGGGGGGEAVDPRSPLDGRQIFKLKQSWKGIKRHMEDTGVEMFLR